From Roseburia hominis, the proteins below share one genomic window:
- a CDS encoding (2Fe-2S)-binding protein, whose translation MEKIKVNFTLNKVKSTVEVYPNERLLDVLRDTLHLTGTKEGCAVGECGACTVILDGKAVTSCLVPIGTVEGREVTTIEGVGCDGKLDPVQEAILENHALQCGFCTPGFVMSAKALLDENPDATKEEIRRAISGNLCRCTGYEQLTIAIYEAAQKLKEVKKVQI comes from the coding sequence ATGGAAAAAATCAAGGTGAATTTTACGTTAAATAAAGTGAAATCAACGGTAGAAGTATACCCGAATGAGAGACTTCTGGATGTCTTAAGAGATACTTTGCATCTGACCGGGACAAAGGAAGGGTGTGCAGTAGGAGAATGTGGAGCCTGCACGGTCATTCTGGACGGAAAAGCGGTAACTTCCTGTCTGGTTCCGATCGGAACAGTGGAGGGCAGAGAAGTCACCACGATCGAGGGTGTTGGCTGTGATGGAAAGCTTGATCCGGTACAGGAAGCGATTCTTGAGAATCATGCACTGCAGTGTGGTTTCTGCACTCCGGGATTTGTCATGAGCGCGAAGGCGTTATTGGATGAGAATCCGGATGCAACAAAAGAAGAGATTCGAAGAGCTATTTCCGGAAACTTATGCAGATGCACCGGCTATGAGCAGCTCACGATAGCCATCTATGAAGCGGCTCAGAAGCTGAAGGAAGTAAAAAAGGTACAAATTTAA
- a CDS encoding YgeY family selenium metabolism-linked hydrolase, whose translation MLSKEREEQLVAFCQKMIQAQSYSGHEDKVAEEMKKFCDETGFTDVHVDKYGNCICHIKGKKDGPKILFDGHMDTVPVPDATAWEHDPFGAEIIDGKMYGRGTSDMKGALSAMLAAAIFYAKDCDYDFPGDIYVAGVVHEECFEGVAAREISAYVKPDYVIIGEATQLNIKIGQRGRGELQVETFGVPAHSASPEEGVNAVYKMCKVIEAIQGLEPTHHPVLGDGILELVDIKSSPYPGASVVPDYCRATYDRRLLVGETKESVLAPIQELLDKMMAEDPSLKAKVSFVEMEESCYTGNKIASERFFPGWLYDENDQFVQDVYKEMKALGFNPTITNYNFCTNGSHYAGEAGIKTLGIGPSLETLAHKINEYIELDQLVKVTECYYGAMKALLK comes from the coding sequence ATGTTAAGCAAAGAAAGAGAAGAACAATTAGTAGCATTTTGTCAGAAGATGATTCAGGCTCAGAGCTACAGCGGCCATGAGGACAAAGTTGCAGAAGAAATGAAGAAGTTCTGTGATGAGACCGGATTTACAGATGTGCACGTTGATAAGTATGGTAACTGCATCTGCCACATCAAGGGTAAAAAGGACGGCCCGAAGATATTATTTGACGGACATATGGATACCGTTCCGGTTCCGGACGCAACCGCATGGGAGCATGATCCGTTTGGCGCAGAGATCATTGATGGAAAAATGTATGGACGTGGAACCTCTGATATGAAGGGTGCTCTTTCCGCTATGCTGGCAGCAGCGATCTTCTACGCAAAAGACTGCGACTATGATTTCCCGGGCGACATTTATGTAGCAGGCGTTGTACATGAGGAATGCTTTGAGGGTGTTGCAGCAAGAGAAATCAGTGCATATGTGAAACCGGATTATGTAATTATCGGTGAAGCAACCCAGCTTAACATTAAGATCGGACAGCGTGGACGTGGCGAACTTCAGGTAGAGACCTTTGGAGTTCCGGCTCATTCCGCAAGCCCGGAGGAAGGCGTTAATGCAGTATACAAGATGTGCAAGGTAATCGAGGCGATTCAGGGACTTGAGCCGACACATCACCCGGTACTCGGCGATGGTATCCTTGAACTTGTAGATATCAAATCTTCTCCGTATCCGGGAGCTTCTGTTGTACCGGATTACTGCCGTGCAACCTATGACAGACGACTGCTTGTAGGCGAGACGAAAGAAAGCGTTCTTGCACCGATTCAGGAACTCCTTGATAAGATGATGGCTGAGGATCCGTCTCTGAAGGCAAAGGTATCCTTCGTAGAGATGGAAGAAAGCTGCTACACAGGCAACAAGATCGCAAGCGAGAGATTCTTCCCGGGCTGGCTGTATGATGAGAACGATCAGTTCGTACAGGATGTATACAAAGAAATGAAGGCTCTTGGCTTTAATCCGACGATCACGAACTACAACTTCTGTACAAACGGAAGCCACTATGCAGGCGAGGCTGGCATCAAGACTCTTGGTATTGGACCGTCACTTGAGACACTGGCTCACAAGATCAACGAGTACATCGAGCTTGATCAGCTTGTTAAGGTTACAGAGTGTTACTATGGAGCAATGAAAGCATTATTAAAATAA
- a CDS encoding xanthine dehydrogenase family protein subunit M, whose protein sequence is MFKYNYYRAKSLEEICETLVKYKDKVGIVAGGTDIMVQIREKDKRWQDMECMLDISALEEEMRYIREEGNEIHIGALSTHTDLERSDVVKKYIPFLGKAASTVGSPQIRNRGTIGGSICNASPAADPLTPLIALDARVVIHGPKGEREELLRDFYVGKGKVDLKEGEFLKEFVVEKLPQNVVTEFVKLGRRKALAISRLNVSIALGFDAEGVIDYARVAPGCIFVTPDRVVKAEQLLVGKKPSDELWKEAGKAVSEEMIARTGVRWSTEYKKPAVEGIVEEALEQIAEKAVR, encoded by the coding sequence ATGTTTAAATATAATTATTATAGGGCAAAGAGCTTGGAGGAAATCTGTGAGACCCTCGTAAAATACAAAGATAAAGTCGGTATTGTTGCGGGCGGTACAGATATTATGGTGCAGATCCGTGAGAAGGATAAGAGATGGCAGGACATGGAGTGCATGCTGGACATCTCGGCACTGGAAGAAGAAATGAGATACATCAGAGAAGAGGGAAATGAGATACATATCGGCGCGCTTAGCACGCATACAGACCTTGAACGCTCTGATGTTGTGAAAAAGTATATTCCGTTTTTGGGAAAAGCGGCGTCTACAGTAGGTTCTCCGCAGATCCGTAACAGAGGAACCATCGGCGGAAGCATCTGTAATGCCTCACCGGCAGCGGATCCGCTTACTCCGCTGATTGCCCTGGATGCAAGAGTGGTCATCCATGGACCCAAAGGAGAACGCGAGGAGCTTCTTCGTGATTTCTATGTGGGCAAAGGCAAGGTAGATTTAAAAGAAGGAGAATTCCTTAAGGAATTCGTCGTAGAGAAGCTTCCGCAAAATGTAGTGACTGAGTTCGTAAAACTTGGACGAAGAAAAGCGCTGGCGATTTCAAGACTTAACGTATCTATCGCACTCGGATTTGATGCGGAGGGCGTGATCGATTACGCCAGAGTTGCACCGGGCTGTATCTTTGTGACTCCTGATCGGGTGGTAAAAGCAGAACAGCTTCTTGTGGGGAAGAAGCCGTCTGATGAACTTTGGAAGGAAGCAGGAAAGGCAGTATCCGAAGAAATGATAGCACGCACCGGAGTTCGGTGGTCCACAGAATACAAAAAACCGGCAGTAGAGGGAATCGTGGAAGAGGCCCTTGAGCAGATCGCAGAAAAGGCGGTGAGATAG
- a CDS encoding xanthine dehydrogenase family protein molybdopterin-binding subunit, translated as MAEVRREEFREIHCSKPRIDGVEKVTGKSLYAGDMYKEGMLYAGVLRSPYSSAKVVKIDAAKARAIEGVEAVVTFEDIRKKRSWAGYMYLTDHIRYVGDCVAMVAAKSKSLVDDALAAIEVEYEELPGVYTIDDALKEGAPLVHEEYKNNIFTDSHYPIRKGDVEAGFAKAEVILEREYRTQYIEHSYIEPEAALAFPDPNSGLMTVYASAQNPFFTRRYVADIIGIPLNKVRMVQAVLGGSFGGKEEGVGLVAARAAYLSYITGKPVKLVFTREDSFLESAKRHPFRLRYKIGAMKNGKIVAFEGEQVDNCGAYNNQTQFMNSRASIHSSGPYDIENIKTDTYGVFTNNIHSGAMRGYSSPSLIFGQEQLIEELAEELGMDEVELRRINCLKDGSLTTTGVPVEHVILQKIMDETVEETDYVRKHAEYKKQTDPHKRKGIGMAICYRGCGLGAESPDASGCLIIANEDGSVSITSGLAENGQGLKTAYAQIAAETLGVHYEDVQFPQIDSFAIADSGMTVASRGTVMGAQSVRKAAEKLKKVMIKNAIILHSLPLEEAGFSYDDITEEDIELKDAKFYLKKHPEVSVDYKAVTGSAIWAGLQMAAYEWYRPEGLDQDHHTGQGKAFPTFSYGCVIAEIEVDMRTGYVDVQKVTASHDVGTAINPALIRGQIYGGIVMGQGYGIMEDVAPSRGRMKTRNFDSYILPTAVDAPEMKINIYESDDPAGTYGAKSVGEPATEAVGAAIANAVYNATGRRVRENPCDLETVLLGKKLR; from the coding sequence ATGGCAGAAGTAAGAAGAGAAGAATTTCGTGAGATTCACTGCTCTAAGCCGAGGATCGACGGCGTGGAGAAGGTGACAGGCAAGTCTCTTTATGCAGGCGATATGTATAAAGAGGGAATGCTTTACGCAGGGGTATTAAGAAGCCCATACTCCAGCGCTAAAGTGGTGAAGATTGACGCTGCAAAGGCAAGAGCCATTGAGGGTGTCGAAGCAGTTGTAACGTTTGAGGACATCAGGAAGAAGAGAAGCTGGGCAGGCTACATGTATCTGACGGATCACATTCGGTATGTCGGCGATTGCGTAGCTATGGTGGCAGCTAAGTCTAAATCACTGGTGGACGATGCACTTGCAGCAATCGAAGTGGAGTATGAAGAGCTTCCGGGTGTGTATACGATCGACGATGCATTAAAGGAAGGGGCTCCGCTGGTACATGAGGAATATAAGAATAATATCTTTACAGATTCCCATTATCCGATCAGAAAGGGAGATGTAGAGGCGGGATTTGCCAAGGCTGAGGTCATTCTCGAGAGAGAGTATCGCACACAGTACATAGAGCATTCCTATATTGAGCCAGAAGCTGCTCTGGCATTTCCGGATCCGAACAGTGGACTCATGACAGTCTATGCATCTGCGCAGAACCCGTTCTTCACAAGAAGGTATGTTGCAGATATCATCGGAATACCGCTCAATAAGGTCCGTATGGTTCAGGCGGTACTGGGAGGTTCCTTCGGCGGAAAAGAAGAGGGAGTCGGACTGGTTGCAGCACGTGCCGCATATTTGTCATACATCACCGGCAAGCCGGTTAAGCTGGTATTTACCAGAGAGGATTCTTTCCTGGAAAGCGCAAAGCGGCATCCGTTCCGGCTGCGCTATAAGATCGGAGCTATGAAGAATGGTAAGATCGTTGCATTTGAAGGGGAACAGGTTGACAACTGCGGTGCCTATAATAACCAGACGCAGTTCATGAACTCCAGAGCAAGTATTCATTCTTCCGGCCCTTATGATATTGAGAATATTAAGACGGATACATATGGCGTGTTTACAAATAACATCCACTCCGGAGCCATGAGAGGTTACAGCTCACCTTCTCTGATCTTCGGACAGGAGCAGCTGATTGAGGAGCTTGCCGAAGAGCTGGGAATGGATGAAGTAGAGCTTAGAAGAATCAACTGTTTAAAGGATGGCTCTCTTACCACAACGGGCGTGCCTGTAGAACATGTGATTTTGCAGAAGATCATGGACGAGACAGTAGAAGAGACCGATTATGTAAGAAAACATGCCGAATACAAGAAACAGACGGATCCACATAAGAGAAAAGGAATCGGAATGGCAATCTGCTACCGCGGATGCGGACTTGGCGCAGAGTCACCGGACGCGTCAGGCTGTCTGATCATTGCCAATGAAGATGGAAGTGTCAGCATCACATCAGGACTTGCTGAGAACGGACAGGGACTGAAAACAGCCTATGCACAGATCGCGGCGGAGACGCTCGGCGTGCATTATGAGGATGTGCAGTTCCCGCAGATCGACTCCTTTGCCATTGCGGACAGTGGAATGACGGTTGCATCAAGAGGAACCGTTATGGGTGCACAGTCCGTGAGAAAGGCAGCGGAGAAGTTAAAGAAGGTCATGATCAAAAATGCGATCATTCTGCATTCTCTTCCGTTGGAAGAAGCAGGATTTTCCTATGATGATATCACAGAAGAGGATATCGAACTTAAGGATGCGAAGTTCTACCTTAAGAAGCATCCGGAAGTGTCCGTAGATTATAAAGCCGTAACGGGAAGTGCAATCTGGGCGGGACTTCAGATGGCAGCTTATGAATGGTACAGACCGGAAGGACTTGATCAGGATCATCATACAGGACAGGGCAAAGCATTCCCAACCTTCTCCTATGGTTGTGTGATCGCAGAGATCGAAGTAGATATGAGAACGGGATATGTGGATGTACAGAAGGTAACAGCCAGCCATGACGTGGGAACGGCGATCAATCCGGCACTCATCAGGGGCCAGATCTACGGCGGTATTGTTATGGGTCAGGGCTACGGCATTATGGAAGACGTGGCGCCAAGCCGTGGACGGATGAAGACACGGAACTTCGATTCCTACATCCTTCCGACAGCAGTGGATGCACCTGAGATGAAGATCAATATCTATGAATCCGACGATCCGGCGGGAACCTACGGAGCGAAGAGCGTTGGAGAACCTGCGACGGAAGCAGTGGGAGCAGCGATTGCCAATGCGGTATACAATGCGACCGGAAGAAGAGTCAGGGAAAACCCGTGTGATCTTGAGACAGTATTACTTGGAAAGAAATTAAGATAG
- a CDS encoding 4Fe-4S binding protein, whose product MFEKEKLTGADISIDFCGYKLQSPFILSSGPLTYGAEGMIKGFKAGCGAVVTKTIRKSAAINPVHHMGTVNNDSLINCEKWADSDRQQWYEKEIPETVKAGAIVIASVGHTLGEAMEIVEEVEKAGAHIIELVSYTEDTLLPMLDYTKAHVKIPVICKLSGNWPDTVGTARKCLEHGADGLCAIDSIGPTLKIDIEKARPELMSADGYGWMTGAAMRPISMRINSEIARNHPDLKNLYASGGVMSADNAIEYMMAGAMGAGICTVGILKGVEYVEKMCYDLSKRLKELGYNSIEEVNRAALKNFPKKEYVSKLDFHFEPFKEDGKKKCVSCGKCVAACCYDARTLEFPEMKVDMDKCRSCGLCLDVCPTGALTGKRAPQTEEDLELERKSIEFYETVK is encoded by the coding sequence ATGTTTGAAAAAGAGAAACTGACAGGAGCTGACATTAGTATTGATTTCTGCGGTTACAAGCTGCAGAGCCCGTTTATCCTCTCATCAGGACCTCTGACCTATGGTGCGGAAGGAATGATCAAGGGATTTAAGGCAGGCTGCGGAGCTGTCGTGACCAAAACGATTCGTAAATCGGCAGCGATCAATCCGGTGCACCACATGGGTACCGTGAACAATGATTCCCTCATCAACTGCGAGAAATGGGCAGACTCTGACAGACAGCAGTGGTATGAGAAGGAGATTCCGGAGACCGTAAAGGCAGGAGCGATCGTGATCGCAAGTGTGGGACACACTCTGGGAGAGGCAATGGAAATCGTGGAGGAAGTGGAAAAAGCAGGAGCTCATATCATTGAGCTGGTATCCTACACAGAGGACACCCTGCTTCCGATGCTGGACTACACAAAGGCACATGTAAAGATTCCGGTAATCTGTAAGCTGAGCGGAAACTGGCCGGATACAGTAGGCACAGCAAGAAAATGTCTGGAGCACGGCGCTGACGGACTGTGTGCTATCGACTCCATTGGACCGACACTGAAGATCGATATCGAGAAGGCTCGTCCGGAGCTTATGAGCGCTGACGGTTACGGCTGGATGACCGGTGCGGCAATGCGTCCGATTTCCATGCGCATCAACTCAGAGATTGCCCGCAATCATCCGGATCTTAAGAACCTTTACGCTTCCGGCGGTGTCATGAGTGCTGATAATGCAATCGAATACATGATGGCAGGCGCTATGGGTGCCGGTATCTGTACAGTAGGTATCTTAAAAGGTGTTGAATATGTAGAGAAGATGTGCTACGACCTTTCTAAGAGACTGAAAGAACTCGGATACAATTCTATCGAGGAAGTTAACCGCGCGGCTCTTAAGAACTTCCCGAAGAAAGAGTATGTCAGCAAGCTGGATTTCCATTTTGAGCCTTTCAAGGAAGACGGCAAGAAGAAATGTGTATCCTGTGGCAAATGTGTGGCTGCATGCTGTTACGATGCAAGAACACTGGAGTTCCCGGAGATGAAGGTCGATATGGACAAATGCCGTTCCTGTGGTCTGTGTCTTGATGTCTGTCCGACAGGAGCGCTCACAGGTAAGAGAGCACCGCAGACAGAGGAAGATCTTGAGTTGGAAAGAAAATCTATTGAATTCTATGAAACTGTAAAATAA